CTTCAAGGTATACGCTTCTACTCCCTGTTTCCGGAGATACGCCGCAACATTCCCACTTCGCATTCCGCCTCTCCAACAATGTAAAAGAACATTATTGTCACGGAAATGCCCCGATGCAAAGGTCATGAGTTCCGGAATTTTTGGCTCTACGAGCCTTTTGCCAAGATGTATTGCCTTTGCCGGTCCCTCCTTTTTATATACCGTTCCCACCATGGCTCTTTCCCTGTCATCCAGCAGTGGCAAGTTTACCGCTCCCGGAATATGACCGCGGCTGAACTCTCCCGGGGAGCGCACATCGAGTATGCACCACGAACCGGCCGACCTTAAAAAGTCATTGACTTCAAGCTCCATTCAAGCCTAAAATTACGAAAATCAGGGAGTTAGGATAGGTTTGAATTTGCAGGATTCCTAAATAATACTATCTTTGCAGTCCTTTTTAAAAAACATAGAAATGGCGAATCACAAATCCTCAATTAAGAGAACCCGTTCCAACGATGCAAAACGAGTACGTAACCGTTACCAGGCCAAGACAGCGCGAACAGCAATTAAGAGCATTCGTTCTGCGAAAACAAAGGCTGAAGCCGGCAAAGATCTGAGCAAGGTGGTAAGCATGCTGGACAAGCTGGCAAAGAAAAATGTGATCCACAGAAATAAGGCAGCCAATCTGAAATCAAGCCTGACACGTCACGTAAGTAAACTGAAATAACTTTTCCGGTTTTATTTTAAAACCAAAGGGGCCTTTTCGGGCCCTTTTTTTATTTTCTTGCGAGTATGTTTACGACTGAAGAAAAGCTCACCATTAAATGCTGGGCTGAGGACGACCGTCCGCGTGAAAAAATGATGAACCTCGGCAAACATGCCCTTACCGACGCTGAACTTCTGGCGCTGTTGCTGGGAAGCGGCTCGAAGGAGGAGAGTGCGGTGGATCTGGCGAGAAGAATACTGGCCGCCTGCGGAAACAATCTGCACCAGCTTGCCCGCTACGGGCTCCCGGAACTTACCCGGTTTAAGGGGATTGGCGAAGCCAAAGGAATTGTGATACTGGCGGCAATGGAACTGGGCCGGAGAAAAGATCAGTCGCCGGAGATCAAGAAAGAAAAGATTTCCTGCAGCAGGGATCTCTTTGAGCACATACGTTCCCGTATGTCTGATCTTCCCCATGAAGAATTCCGCGTTATCTATCTGAACCGTGGCAACCTTATTGTAAAAGAGGACCTGATCAGCAAGGGGGGGATTTCCGGGACGGTGGTAGATGCCCGGCTGGTATTTCGCTCCGCGCTGGATTGCCTGGCTTCCTCCATTGTTCTCTGCCATAACCACCCTTCCGGCAACCTGAGACCCAGCGATGCGGACCTCACGCTCACCAAAAAGCTGAAGGAAGCCGGCAAGATGCTGGAAGTGCAGGTACTCGATCACCTCATATTGGCTGGAAACAGCTATTTTAGCTTTGCGGATGAAGGATTGCTATAGCCTTCGTTCCGAAGTGTATGCTCACCATTCTTACCGTTATCGGTGCCAGGCCGCAGATTATTAAGGCTGCTGCGTTAAGCCGTGCCATCCGTGGAAAATTTTCCGGAAAAATCCGGGAGATCATTGTTCACACCGGCCAGCATTACGACTCCAACATGTCGCAGGTATTTTTTGAGGAGCTCAGCATTCCGGCTCCAGACTACAACCTGAACACGGGTTCCGGTGATCATGGCGCCCAGACGGCGAAAATGATTGAAGGTATTGAAGCACTCCTCCTGAAAGAAAAACCCGGGGCCATTGTACTGTACGGAGACACGAATTCCACCCTTGCCGGTGCAGTGGCGGCATCCAAGCTGCACATCCCTGTTGTTCACATCGAAGCCGGCCTGCGTTCATTCAACAAAACCATGCCCGAAGAAGTGAACAGGATTCTGTGTGACCATGTTTCCACGCTTTTATTTTCTCCCACCAGGGCAGGATACAATAATTTGCTTCGTGAAGGGTTTAAGAAGACACACAAGGGCAAAGCCAGCGCCGACCGTCCCAACGTGTATCATTGCGGAGATGTGATGTACGATAATTCCCTTTATGCCGCCCGCATCGCGGAGCAACATTCCCCTATCCTGAAAAATCTTCATCTTGAATCGGGCAAATTCCTGTTGGGCACCATTCACCGGAATAATAACACCGACGATCCTGCAAGGCTAAACGCCATCTTTCAGGCCCTGCTCTCCCTCACCGCCCTTTCCGGACAAACCATGGTACTTCCCCTGCATCCCCGGACAGAAAAAATGATGGATATGGTAATGGATTCCGCTCTCCGGGAAAAAGTCAGAAACAGCGCCCTTCTCCGTATCCTTCCACCCGCCTCCTTCTTTGACATGGTATGTCTTGAAAAAAACTGCTCCATGGTGGTTACAGATTCCGGGGGCGTACAGAAGGAAGCCTATTTTTTCCGTAAGCCCTGCCTGATCCTGCGTTCTGAAACAGAATGGGTGGAACTAGTAAAATGCGGAGCGGCCTGTATCACAGATGCTTCAACGTCAAAAATCATCGCAGGATACAAACACTTTTCCAAAAAGCAGAAACTCCGCTTCCCACCTCTTTTTGGCAACGGAAGAGCGGCAGAATTTATTTGCCGTGAAATGATCCGACACCTGGCCTGAAATGAACCCGGATCCCATCCTGATCTACACCCCTGCGCTTACGCCCCGCCTGAAATACATTTTCCATTTCATTTTCAGGGATGTGCTCTCCATGCCTATCCGATTCACTACTGAATCACACGAGTTTGTACTATTCACCGGCCCGAAATTCTCTTACGCACCGCAACCCTTAGGCGATGAACTGTTCTTTCAAAGCAGAAATATTCTTACCGAGAACGGCATCAATGAACAGAATATTACTGTGACGGAATGGGAAGGCCTGAAGATCTTTTTCAGCACGGGCAAGGCCAGCGCACTCCCCTTTGATCCGTTTGCGGCCTCCTTTTACCTGGTGAGCCGTTACGAAGAATATCTCCCTTACCTCCGCGACCTCTATGATCGCTTTGAAACAAAAGAATCGCTGGCCTTTCAGAACGGTTTTATCCGGCAGCCGGTCGTGGACCGTTATGCCGGAAAAATACGCGATACCCTTACGGCCCGTTTTCCCACCCTCCACTTTCCCGATAGAAAATATAGCTACATCTCCACAATTGATATAGACAATGCTTTCGCCTACAAGGAAAAAGGAACCATTCGCATTCTCGGAGGATTCGCCAAAGCATTGTGGCAACTTCAATTTGGCGAGATCGGCGAACGAATCAAGGTCTTCCTCGGCATCCGGCGCGACCCGTACGACACCTACGACCTGCAACTGGAACTGCAGCGGACATTCGGAATGGAGTGCATCTATTTTTTCCTGCTGGCAGATTATGGTGTCAACGACAAAAATGTTCCGGTGCAGAGCCGGAAATTACAATCGCTGATCAAACAACTGGCCGACCATGCCCGCGTGGGTATTCATCCTTCATTTGCCGCAAGTTCCGACAAGCAGAAACTGAAAACAGAAGTGTCGAGGCTTGCGGCCATCCTGAATACCGAGGTTACGCTCAGCCGCCAGCATTTTCTGCGGCTGAACTTCCCGCAGACATACCGGAACCTGCTGGAGATGGATATCCTGGAAGATCATACGATGGGATTCGCACATGAGATCGGTTTCCGTGCGGGCACCTGCACGGCATTTAATTTTTACGACCTTGATCTGGAGATAGAAACCCGTTTAAGAATACATCCCTTCGCCGTAATGGATGCCACGCTGAAATATTACATGAAAGTTCCCCCTGAAAAAGCCATGGATCATATCCGGGAAGTAGTTCATGAGATTAAAAAAGTGAACGGAACCTTCATCAGTCTGTGGCACAACGAGAGCTTAAGCGAAAATAAGATATGGGCGGGATGGCGGCAGGTGTACGAGCAAATGGTAAAAGAAGCCAGTGTATGATCCGGCACTTGTTGCACAGCGAGATTGACAAGGTACGGTGGGACCGCTGCGTTCAGAAGAACACGGATCTTATCTATCCGCTCTCATGGTGGCTTGATATTGTTTCTCCCGGATGGGAAGCCCTCGCGGACGAAGAATACACCACGGTGATGCCGCTTACCTGGAGAAAAAAAGCTGGCTTCCGCTACCTTTGCCAGCCACCCTTCACGCAACAACTGGGCATATTCGGGCCTGCACCCGAAGAAACTTTCCTGAATGCCATCCCGAAAGAGTTCCGGCTGACGGAGATCAACCTGAACGAGAAAAACACCGGAGCCGGTGAACGCTCCGTGAACCTTCTGCTGGATCTATCCCGTACATACACCGAATTGTTTTCCTCCTATTCGGAAAACACCCGGCGTAATATTAAAAAAACGAGGGAAGGGTTATATGTTTTTTCCGACCAGGTAACACCGGAGGAACT
Above is a genomic segment from Bacteroidia bacterium containing:
- the wecB gene encoding UDP-N-acetylglucosamine 2-epimerase (non-hydrolyzing) — encoded protein: MLTILTVIGARPQIIKAAALSRAIRGKFSGKIREIIVHTGQHYDSNMSQVFFEELSIPAPDYNLNTGSGDHGAQTAKMIEGIEALLLKEKPGAIVLYGDTNSTLAGAVAASKLHIPVVHIEAGLRSFNKTMPEEVNRILCDHVSTLLFSPTRAGYNNLLREGFKKTHKGKASADRPNVYHCGDVMYDNSLYAARIAEQHSPILKNLHLESGKFLLGTIHRNNNTDDPARLNAIFQALLSLTALSGQTMVLPLHPRTEKMMDMVMDSALREKVRNSALLRILPPASFFDMVCLEKNCSMVVTDSGGVQKEAYFFRKPCLILRSETEWVELVKCGAACITDASTSKIIAGYKHFSKKQKLRFPPLFGNGRAAEFICREMIRHLA
- a CDS encoding 30S ribosomal protein S20; its protein translation is MANHKSSIKRTRSNDAKRVRNRYQAKTARTAIKSIRSAKTKAEAGKDLSKVVSMLDKLAKKNVIHRNKAANLKSSLTRHVSKLK
- a CDS encoding polysaccharide deacetylase family protein, which gives rise to MNPDPILIYTPALTPRLKYIFHFIFRDVLSMPIRFTTESHEFVLFTGPKFSYAPQPLGDELFFQSRNILTENGINEQNITVTEWEGLKIFFSTGKASALPFDPFAASFYLVSRYEEYLPYLRDLYDRFETKESLAFQNGFIRQPVVDRYAGKIRDTLTARFPTLHFPDRKYSYISTIDIDNAFAYKEKGTIRILGGFAKALWQLQFGEIGERIKVFLGIRRDPYDTYDLQLELQRTFGMECIYFFLLADYGVNDKNVPVQSRKLQSLIKQLADHARVGIHPSFAASSDKQKLKTEVSRLAAILNTEVTLSRQHFLRLNFPQTYRNLLEMDILEDHTMGFAHEIGFRAGTCTAFNFYDLDLEIETRLRIHPFAVMDATLKYYMKVPPEKAMDHIREVVHEIKKVNGTFISLWHNESLSENKIWAGWRQVYEQMVKEASV
- the radC gene encoding DNA repair protein RadC, encoding MFTTEEKLTIKCWAEDDRPREKMMNLGKHALTDAELLALLLGSGSKEESAVDLARRILAACGNNLHQLARYGLPELTRFKGIGEAKGIVILAAMELGRRKDQSPEIKKEKISCSRDLFEHIRSRMSDLPHEEFRVIYLNRGNLIVKEDLISKGGISGTVVDARLVFRSALDCLASSIVLCHNHPSGNLRPSDADLTLTKKLKEAGKMLEVQVLDHLILAGNSYFSFADEGLL